CATCTAAGCACGAAGCCCCACCCAAGATAAGATTTCCCTGGGAGCAATCCCCTTAAGAGCCCTGGTAGACCACCAGGTTGATAGGCTGGAAGTGTAAGCACGGCGACGTGTTCAGCGGACCAGTACTAATCGCTCGTGAGGCTTGGTCTTTAGCACTCATAGAGTTGCTAATCATCAACTCCCTTTAGCCGTCTGATTTTGTAATCCAGTAAATTACCCAACATTCTCTGTCAAAACTATCTTTGTCAGACACAGTCCTGACTACAAAGTTTTGCCGGTGGCTATAGCGACAGGGCCACACCCGTTCCCATTCCGAACACGGAAGTTAAGACTGTCTGCGCCCATGGTACTGCACGGGCAACTGTGTGGGAGAGTAGGACGCTGCCGGCGCTACATTAAAAAGGCCCCTCGGGTTATACCGAGGGGCCTTTTCTCGTCTCTACACAAAATTACGCCCACACCGATCACCCACCAGAACATAGCAACCACGGGGCTAATGGGTCTCATGGGTCTAATGGGTCTTGCGGGCCGTGTGGATTTGGATGGCAACTGTCAACTGTCAACTGTCAACTATCAACTATCAACTATCAACTATCAACTATCAACTTTGTGTTCTCTGCGTCCTTTGAGGTTAAATACTGCCTTCGAACCCGGCAACGTACCGCTCTGGAAGGAAAAACGCCCAAGTGACCAAGGATCCCAATGTGTCTCCACGCACCTCACATGGCGCGCTCCTGATCCTTCTGGCCATCATCACACTTGGCGCCGCCCTGCGCCTCGCCTCCATCACCCGAGAATCCGCCTGGGGCGACGAAGCCCTCACCACCGCCTGTTATCCCGCGGAATCCTTCGCTGACTGCATGGACTGCGTCTTCGCCGAAGACGCTAGACTGCGGATCGCGCCCGTTTACTATTGGGTGCAGTATGCCTGGACATTGGTCGCAGGCGGCTCACTCACTTCCCTTCGCCTCCTCTCCGTGTTCCTCTCAATCGTCACCACGGTCCAGCTTTTCAATTTAGGTCGCCTCATTGCCGGAAACACCGCCGGACTTTGGGGCACGGCCCTTTTCAACCTGTCTCTCTTTCAAATCTACTACGGACAGGAAGTTCGCTTCTATGCCCTCATGAATGTCTTCGCCCTCGCCGCACTCCACGGCCTCGCATTGTACCTGCGAGAGTCCAAACTGCGTTACCTGGCGCTGTGTGTGGCCGGGAACGCGCTCCTCATTTGGACCCACACCTTCTCCGTCGTATTTGTCTTTGCCCAGGGCTTCCTACTCCTCGGCTGGTGGAAGCATCTCCGCACCATCCTGCCCTGGTTCACCGCCCACGGCCTCATGGCCCTGGCGCTTTTCGCCTGGCTCGCTTTCCTCGACTACGACTTCGCCGGACAGAGCGCCGCCTACCGCGACATGCCCGCCGGCCCCCGCGAGCTCGCCAACACCTTTCTCCAATTTGCCGGCGGACGCTTCTCCAACATCAACCCCGCGCCCTGGATGCCCCTTGGCTTCAGCGCCGACCTTCTGATCGCCGCGAGCACGGCCGCCCTGGCCGCATACGCCCTTTTCAAGTCCTGGAGTAAAAAAGTGGAGGCCGCGCCATCACCGGGGCTCTCGCGAGGTGAAGCCGCGCTCCTGCTCGTCGCCTTTCTTGGCCCCATACTGGGGCTCTACCTCCTTAACTGGTATTGGCGACCATGCTTCTTCAGCCGCTACGTGGTTTACGCGGCCTTGCCCCTCCAGCTCCTTGCGGCCAGCGGTCTGAGCGCCCTTCCGCGCACGGGGCTGGTCCCGCGCAGGGTGGCCATCTTTATCCTCCTCCTTTTCACCTGGCAACACCTCGCCCTGCCCCGGCCTTTCCGCGCCGACTACGGCGAGCTCGCCCGCGCCGTCGCGAACGACCCATCCCACCACCGCGCCGTCATCGCCCTCAAACCTTTCAATTTCGACGCGGCCGAATACGCCCTGCGAGACCAGTACGTGCCCGTCGAGCTCCTCCACGGCCTCAAGGAAATGGTGGCCGTCGCGCAACGTCGCTGTGCCGCCGGGGAATCCGTCTGGGCCGTCTTCTATCGGTGGGACGACACCGCCGCTTTCGAGCGGGCCCTCAAGGACGGCGGCGCAATGATCACACACCACAGGACCGCGGGCATGCCTCCCCTCGACTTGTTTCACGTGAGTCGTGGCGCGGGGAATACCGAGTAAAGAAGCCGACGCGTTCGGGGTCGTGTCGCCTGTCCTGCGCTCGCACTAACGGGGGGGCACCGAACACAACTACCCCGGTATCCTTCCCTGAATTAAGATCAGCAGTCATCTAATGGCCCCTAGCCCCCAACACTAGTTCTTACAAGAAGGGTGTCTCAAATATTCTGGCACATAGAGCCTTTTCTATGCCGCCCTTTCAGGGCTCAACCCTGGGTGTGCCGGACCCCAGGGCTCGCTACACTCGCGCCTGGGCTACGATATGCCGTCCCTTCGGGACTAAGAAGATACATCTACACGATGATTTTCGATATGCGATGGGCATTTCACTAAGCAGTATGGCGGAGTAGAGGACCCAAAAGAAAAACGGCCCCGACAATTGCCGGGGCCGCCTCTTAAAGTTCACGATCTATCGCCCCCGCGTTTTTCTTCAGGCCTTGCAGCTTTCCCACTGGCCGGTCTTGCCGGACTTCAGGACGGCGTCGCAGACGTATTGGGTTTCGAGTGCGTCGCGGAAGTTGGGGCGTACGGGTGCCTGGCCGGCTTCGAGGCTCTTGAGGAAGTCGGCGATGGCGTTGACGAAGGTGTGTTCGTAGCCGATCGTCGTGCCCGGGACCCAGTATTTGTCCATGTAGGGGTGCTCGAAGTCGGTGACGAGGATGGTCTGCCAGCCGTGGATGTGGCTTTCGTGTTTGTTGTCGAAGAACTGGAGCTGGTGGGGATCTTCGAGGTCGAAGTAGATCGAACCATGTTCGCCGTTGACTTCGAAGGTGTTCTGGTTTTTGCGGCCGCGGGCGTAGCGGGTGGATTCGAAGGTGGCGAGGGCGCCATTGTCGAATTTGGCGAGAAAGGCGCAGGCGTCGTCGATGGTGACTTCCTGTTTCTGTCCCGTGAGGTTGTGCTGACGCTCTTTGATGAAGGTTTCGGTGATGGCGGTGACTTTCTCCATGCCGCCAATGAGCCAGATGGCGGAATCGATGGAGTGGGCGAGGAGGTCGCCGGTGACGCCGCTGCCAGCCACGGAGGCGTCCAGGCGCCAGAGGCCCGCGCCGCCCTGGGGCAGCTCGGGGGAGATGGTCCAGTCCTGGAGGTACTTGGCGCGGTAGTGGAAAATGCGTCCGAGGCGGCCTTCGTCGATGAGGCGCTTCGCGAGGGTGATCGCGGGGACGCGGCGGTAGTTGTACCAGACCATGTTGGGCACGCCGGCTTTTTCCACGGCGGCGGTCATGCGCTCGCCTTCTTCGGCGTTCATGGCGAGGGGTTTCTCGCAGAGAATCATCTTGCCTTTGGCGGCGGCGGCGAGGACGATTTCTTCGTGGGTGTTGTTGGGGCTGCCGATGTCGATGCAGTCGATGTCGTCGCGTTCGACGAGCTTGCGCCAGTCGGTCTCGATGCTTTCATAACCCCAGTTGTCGGCGAAGGCCTGGGCCTTTTCGGCGTTGCGCGCGCAGGCGGCCTTGAGGACA
This region of Candidatus Hydrogenedentota bacterium genomic DNA includes:
- a CDS encoding glycosyltransferase family 39 protein — encoded protein: MTKDPNVSPRTSHGALLILLAIITLGAALRLASITRESAWGDEALTTACYPAESFADCMDCVFAEDARLRIAPVYYWVQYAWTLVAGGSLTSLRLLSVFLSIVTTVQLFNLGRLIAGNTAGLWGTALFNLSLFQIYYGQEVRFYALMNVFALAALHGLALYLRESKLRYLALCVAGNALLIWTHTFSVVFVFAQGFLLLGWWKHLRTILPWFTAHGLMALALFAWLAFLDYDFAGQSAAYRDMPAGPRELANTFLQFAGGRFSNINPAPWMPLGFSADLLIAASTAALAAYALFKSWSKKVEAAPSPGLSRGEAALLLVAFLGPILGLYLLNWYWRPCFFSRYVVYAALPLQLLAASGLSALPRTGLVPRRVAIFILLLFTWQHLALPRPFRADYGELARAVANDPSHHRAVIALKPFNFDAAEYALRDQYVPVELLHGLKEMVAVAQRRCAAGESVWAVFYRWDDTAAFERALKDGGAMITHHRTAGMPPLDLFHVSRGAGNTE
- a CDS encoding Gfo/Idh/MocA family oxidoreductase, yielding MAKKKLNIGMIGYGFMGRAHSNAFRKVNNFFDLEYQPVLKAACARNAEKAQAFADNWGYESIETDWRKLVERDDIDCIDIGSPNNTHEEIVLAAAAKGKMILCEKPLAMNAEEGERMTAAVEKAGVPNMVWYNYRRVPAITLAKRLIDEGRLGRIFHYRAKYLQDWTISPELPQGGAGLWRLDASVAGSGVTGDLLAHSIDSAIWLIGGMEKVTAITETFIKERQHNLTGQKQEVTIDDACAFLAKFDNGALATFESTRYARGRKNQNTFEVNGEHGSIYFDLEDPHQLQFFDNKHESHIHGWQTILVTDFEHPYMDKYWVPGTTIGYEHTFVNAIADFLKSLEAGQAPVRPNFRDALETQYVCDAVLKSGKTGQWESCKA